In Mycobacterium sp. Aquia_213, the sequence AATTGGCCGCGGAGGCCCGGGAGTCCGAGACTGCCCGAGCCGCGAGTTAGCCGACCAGCCGGCCGGCCTGCCACGTGCTGAGCGTCCCGCCACCGGCCAACGTCAGGACGGTCGATTCGCTAGGCATGTCCGTGGATTCCATTGCTGGGTAGCATAATTCGCTAATAGTCGCTCGTGGTGCCGCGATGCGGTCGTCGGCCACCGACCCGGCGCCCAGTTCCACCCGGTGCCGCAGCAGCGGGCGGTCGTGACGGTCGGCCCGTAGCGATCCTGACCAGAAGCCCTCGCACTCATTGCATCTGCCGATCTGCACGCGCTCGCGCAAGCGAATCCGGCCGTCATCTCGCAGTACCACCGCCACCGTCGACACATGCCGCGCATCGGCGGCCACGACCGTCGGCTCGAGATCGACATCGAGACTCCCGCTCACCTCGATGTACCAGTCGGCGTGCGATGTCAGCGTTTTCGCCCCGGGCAGGGCCACGGTGGCGGCGGCGCTGCGTAGTTTCAAAACCGCGCCGGTCTCGACGACGACCCGGATGTTGATCGTGTCGCCGCCCAACGGGGTGGCGGCTGCCGACACCAGGTGCACCGTGTCGGGCGCGGTGCAGCGGGCCTGCATACCGCCGCTGCACTGGATGCGCGGCAAGCGGTCACGCGACGCGACCAGCAAAACGTCAGAGTGCATTGGCCGACAGCTGCGCATGCACCCAGGCCAGCACCTCGGTGGCGGCCGGGTCCTTGGTCAGTGACTGCAGCACAGTCGGTCGGCCGTCGCGCACGGCGTCGGCGTCGCGAGCCATCACATCCAGGTCGGCGCCCACCAACGGTGCTAGATCAATCTTGTTGACTACCAATAGATCCGAATACGTCACCCCTGGACCGCCCTTCCGTGGCACCTTGTCGCCGCCGGCCACGTCGATGACGAAGATCTGGACGTCCACCAGGCCCGACGAGAAGGTCGCGGTCAGGTTGTCGCCGCCGGACTCGACCAGGATCAGGTCCAGCGCCTGGTGCGCGGCGATCAAGTCGTCGATCGCGTCGAGGTTCGCGGTGATGTCGTCGCGGATCGCGGTATGCGGGCAGCCGCCGGTCTGCACGGCGGCGATCCGGTTGTTCGGCAGCACAGCGTGTTTGCGTAAGAAGTCGGCGTCTTCGGTGGTGTAGATGTCGTTGGTCAGCACCGCCAGCGACAGCTCGTCACGCAACTGCCGGCACAGCGCGGCGACCAGTGCGGTCTTTCCGGAGCCCACCGGGCCGCCGACGCCGATGCGCAGCGGCTCCCCCGGCTGCCTGACGCGTTTCGGCCGTTCGGTGTGCGGATGCGGATGGCTGTGGGAATGTGCTGGCATGGCGTTCCTTTCAGGACACGAATAGCGGCCGTTCGCGTTCGGTGTGGCGCTGGGCCAAGGTATCGAGCAAAGGGTCCGACAAGTCGGCCAGTCCGGCGGCCGCCTGCGCGGCGGTGCGCTCGCACACCTCGGCCAGCCGGAACGTCAGCGCCGCGACGTCAGCCGGGTCCAGGGCGAGCAGCCGCTGGGCCGCGGTTGCCGAGCCCGTCATCGTGGTGTAGACGATCGCCAGCGCGCTCTGCTCCGGGTTCAGACCGCTCACGGCGCCCACTCGTCCGGCCGCGACCGCGAGGTGCGGCTGTGCACCGAGTTCGTCGCAACAGATGTCCGGCCAGACCCGTCGTGCCAGCCTCGCCAACCCGCGGCCCTGGCTGCGCGATGCCTGCCGAGCCGCGGGCGCCGGGGTGCGGGCATCGGTCTCCAAATCGGCTTGCCCGGGGTCGAGCTCACCGCGGTGAACCGCCACCGCGATGGACGCGGTGACCAGCCCGTGGCAGCGAATTCTGCGGCGCAAGAAGGCTTCCAGGGTGTCCAGGTTGGTCACCAGGCGGCTGGTGACTGCCTCCTCCACGCCGCCGGAATGCACGTGAGCGCCGGCCGGGAGTCGCGAATCGGCCAGGGTGAGCAGCGTCGCCAGTGCAGACATGTGAGTCAGAACAGGAAATAGCGTTGGGCCATCGGCAGTTCGGCGGGCGGCTGCTCCTGCCAGACCTCGCCGTCGACGCGCACGGTGAACGTATCCGGATCCACTTCGATGTCGGGCAGCGCATCGTTGAGCGGCAACGCGGCTTTGCCGAGCGCCCTGGTGTTGCGTACCGCGACCAATCGCCGGTTTACCGAGAGCTTCTCGGCCAGGCCCGCCTCGATCGCCTGTGGCGCAACGAAGTGCACGGAGGTGGCCGCGGCGGCTGCCGGTGCGGCGCCGAACATCGGACGCGGCAGCACCGGTTGCGGGGTCGGGATTGATGCGTTGGCATCACCCATCGCCGCCCAGGCGATCATGCCGCCCTTGAGCACCGCGTGCGGCCGGACCCCGAAGAACTCCGGCTCCCACAGCACAAGATCGGCCAGCTTGCCGACTTCCACCGAGCCGACCTCGCCGTCGAGTCCGT encodes:
- a CDS encoding urease accessory protein UreD, whose amino-acid sequence is MHSDVLLVASRDRLPRIQCSGGMQARCTAPDTVHLVSAAATPLGGDTINIRVVVETGAVLKLRSAAATVALPGAKTLTSHADWYIEVSGSLDVDLEPTVVAADARHVSTVAVVLRDDGRIRLRERVQIGRCNECEGFWSGSLRADRHDRPLLRHRVELGAGSVADDRIAAPRATISELCYPAMESTDMPSESTVLTLAGGGTLSTWQAGRLVG
- the ureG gene encoding urease accessory protein UreG, translating into MPAHSHSHPHPHTERPKRVRQPGEPLRIGVGGPVGSGKTALVAALCRQLRDELSLAVLTNDIYTTEDADFLRKHAVLPNNRIAAVQTGGCPHTAIRDDITANLDAIDDLIAAHQALDLILVESGGDNLTATFSSGLVDVQIFVIDVAGGDKVPRKGGPGVTYSDLLVVNKIDLAPLVGADLDVMARDADAVRDGRPTVLQSLTKDPAATEVLAWVHAQLSANAL
- a CDS encoding urease accessory protein UreF is translated as MSALATLLTLADSRLPAGAHVHSGGVEEAVTSRLVTNLDTLEAFLRRRIRCHGLVTASIAVAVHRGELDPGQADLETDARTPAPAARQASRSQGRGLARLARRVWPDICCDELGAQPHLAVAAGRVGAVSGLNPEQSALAIVYTTMTGSATAAQRLLALDPADVAALTFRLAEVCERTAAQAAAGLADLSDPLLDTLAQRHTERERPLFVS